In a single window of the Populus alba chromosome 16, ASM523922v2, whole genome shotgun sequence genome:
- the LOC118033122 gene encoding 7-deoxyloganetin glucosyltransferase-like, with protein sequence MGSKPEANYMPHMVLIPYPFQSHIKTMLKLAKLLHSKGFHITFVNTEFNHQRFLKSRGPDALDGLPHFRFETIPDGLPPSHIDASQETIPLAMAVENNMLAPLKVLLAKLDNPPITCLVSDVFLRFTITAAEELGLPIVMLVTMSACGYMGFKQLHDLREKGFLPLKDESYLTNGYLETTIIEGIPGMKPLQLKDFPYTRTIDPDDFPFNFVMRAAEASVKAHAIAIHTFDALEQDVLDGLSTIFPRVYSIGPLQLLLNQIQQDGLSSVGYNLWKEDSECLQWLDTKEPRSVVYVNFGSIAVMTAEQLVEFAMGLANSEISFLWIIRPDLVTGESAILPSEFQVETQNRGFVTSWCPQEEVLNHPSVGGFLTHTGWNSIIESLCAGVPVICWPLFADQPINCSYACIEWGVGMEIDNNVRRDEVETLIRNLMGGEECKKMREKAKHWRKVAEEATVPNGSSSINLDKFINEMLQSNITL encoded by the exons ATGGGATCCAAACCAGAAGCTAATTATATGCCTCACATGGTTTTGATCCCGTATCCATTTCAAAGCCATATAAAAACCATGCTTAAATTGGCAAAACTCTTACACTCCAAAGGCTTTCACATAACATTTGTCAACACAGAATTCAATCACCAACGTTTCTTGAAATCAAGGGGCCCAGATGCCCTTGATGGCTTGCCCCACTTCCGGTTTGAAACCATCCCTGATGGCCTGCCTCCTTCACATATAGATGCTTCCCAGGAAACTATTCCTCTTGCCATGGCTGTTGAAAATAATATGTTAGCTCCCTTAAAGGTTCTTCTAGCCAAACTTGACAATCCTCCGATTACTTGCCTAGTTTCTGATGTTTTCCTGCGATTCACCATCACAGCTGCTGAAGAACTTGGACTCCCAATTGTGATGCTTGTCACCATGTCTGCATGTGGATATATGGGATTCAAGCAGCTTCATGACCTCAGGGAGAAGGGCTTCCTTCCACTAAAAG ATGAAAGTTATCTAACAAATGGTTATCTTGAAACTACAATTATAGAAGGAATCCCTGGTATGAAACCGCTCCAACTTAAAGATTTTCCGTATACTCGAACAATAGATCCAGATGACTTTCCATTCAACTTTGTAATGCGAGCTGCTGAGGCTTCTGTTAAGGCTCATGCAATTGCTATTCATACTTTTGATGCATTGGAGCAAGATGTTTTGGATGGCCTTTCCACTATATTTCCTCGTGTGTATTCCATCGGTCCACTTCAGTTGCTTCTCAATCAAATCCAACAAGATGGTTTGAGCTCTGTTGGATACAATCTATGGAAAGAAGATAGCGAATGCCTTCAGTGGCTAGATACCAAGGAGCCCAGGTCAGTTGTCTATGTGAACTTTGGAAGCATAGCAGTGATGACAGCGGAGCAGCTGGTTGAGTTTGCCATGGGACTAGCTAATAGCGAGATCTCGTTCTTGTGGATTATAAGGCCGGATTTGGTTACCGGTGAGTCGGCGATTTTGCCATCTGAGTTTCAAGTGGAAACTCAGAATCGTGGTTTCGTGACTAGTTGGTGTCCACAAGAGGAAGTTCTGAACCACCCATCAGTTGGGGGATTTCTAACTCATACTGGTTGGAATTCGATTATTGAAAGCTTGTGTGCTGGAGTGCCAGTGATATGTTGGCCTTTATTCGCTGATCAACCAATAAATTGTAGCTATGCTTGCATTGAATGGGGAGTTGGCATGGAGATTGATAACAATGTCAGGAGGGACGAAGTGGAGACGCTTATCAGGAACTTGATGGGAGGAGAAGAGTGTAAGAAAATGAGGGAAAAGGCCAAACACTGGAGGAAGGTGGCGGAAGAGGCTACTGTCCCTAATGGTTCATCATCCATTAATTTAGACAAGTTCATCAATGAAATGTTACAATCAAACATCACTTTGTAA
- the LOC118033195 gene encoding 7-deoxyloganetin glucosyltransferase-like, translated as MKDVRLKDFSFIQTTDPDEAVFNFVIGAAETSVKARAIAFHTFDALEPEVLDGLSTIFPRVYSIGPLQLLLNQFEENGLKSIGYSLWKEDHECPQWLETKEPKSVVYVNFGSITVMAADRLVEFAMGLVNSNIPFLWIIRPDLVIGESAVLPAEFAKETEKRGFITSWCPQEEVLNHPAVGGFLTHSGWGSTIGSLCAGVPMACWPFFADQAMNCRYSCNEWGVRMQIDNNVKREEVEMLVKQLMEGEKGEKM; from the coding sequence ATGAAAGACGTTCGTCTTaaagatttttcatttattcAAACAACAGATCCAGATGAGGCTGTCTTTAACTTTGTCATTGGAGCTGCTGAGACTTCTGTTAAAGCTCGTGCAATTGCTTTTCATACTTTTGACGCCTTGGAACCAGAAGTTTTAGATGGCCTTTCCACTATTTTCCCTCGAGTTTATTCCATTGGACCACTGCAGTTACTCCTAAATCAATTCGAAGAAAATGGCTTGAAGTCTATTGGTTACAGTCTATGGAAAGAAGACCATGAGTGTCCCCAATGGCTGGAGACAAAGGAACCCAAATCAGTGGTGTACGTGAATTTTGGAAGCATAACAGTGATGGCAGCTGATCGACTGGTGGAGTTTGCAATGGGATTAGTTAACAGTAATATCCCATTCTTGTGGATTATAAGGCCAGATTTGGTCATCGGTGAATCGGCTGTTTTACCAGCTGAATTTGCAAAGGAAACTGAAAAGCGTGGCTTTATTACAAGTTGGTGTCCACAAGAGGAAGTGCTTAACCATCCAGCAGTTGGAGGGTTTCTAACTCATAGTGGCTGGGGTTCAACCATTGGGAGCTTGTGTGCCGGTGTTCCAATGGCGTGTTGGCCCTTCTTCGCTGATCAAGCAATGAACTGTAGATATAGCTGCAATGAATGGGGAGTTAGAATGCAGATTGATAATAACGTCAAGAGGGAAGAAGTGGAGATGCTGGTGAAGCAGCTGATGGAAGGGGAAAAGGGTGAGAAAATGTGA
- the LOC118033121 gene encoding 7-deoxyloganetin glucosyltransferase-like, with translation MGSKPEVNYMPHMVLIPYPFQSHIKTMLKLAKLLHSKGFHITFVNTEFNHQRFLRSRGPDALDGLPHFRFETIPDGLPPSHIDASQQPIPLAMAVENNMLAPLKVLLAKLDNPPITCLVSDVFLRFTITAAEELGLPIVMLVTMSACGYMGFKQLHDLREKGFLPLKDESYLTNGYLETTIIEGIPGMKPLQLKDFPYTRTIDPDDFLFNFVMRAAEASVKAHAIAIHTFDALEQDVLDGLSTIFPRVYSIGPLQLLLNQIQQDGLSSVGYNLWKEDSECLQWLDTKEPKSVVYVNFGSIAVMTAEQLVEFAMGLANSEISFLWIIRPDLVTGESAILPSEFQVDTQNRGFVTGWCPQEEVLNHPSVGGFLTHTGWNSIIESLCAGVPVICWPLFADQPINCSYACIEWGVGLEIDNNVRREEVEKLIRNLMGGEECKKMREKAKHWRKVAEEATVPNGSTSINLDRFINEMLQPNITL, from the exons ATGGGATCCAAACCAGAAGTTAATTATATGCCTCACATGGTTTTGATCCCGTATCCATTTCAAAGCCATATAAAAACCATGCTTAAATTGGCAAAACTCTTACACTCTAAAGGCTTTCACATAACATTTGTCAACACAGAATTCAATCATCAACGTTTCTTGAGATCAAGGGGCCCAGATGCCCTTGATGGCTTGCCCCACTTCCGGTTTGAAACCATCCCTGATGGCCTGCCTCCTTCACATATAGATGCTTCCCAGCAACCTATTCCTCTTGCCATGGCTGTTGAAAATAATATGTTAGCTCCCTTGAAGGTTCTTCTAGCCAAACTTGACAATCCTCCGATTACTTGCCTAGTTTCTGATGTTTTCCTGCGATTCACCATCACAGCTGCTGAAGAACTTGGACTCCCAATTGTGATGCTTGTCACCATGTCTGCATGTGGATATATGGGATTCAAGCAGCTTCATGACCTCAGGGAGAAGGGCTTCCTTCCACTAAAAG ATGAAAGTTATCTAACAAATGGTTATCTTGAAACTACAATTATAGAAGGAATCCCTGGTATGAAACCGCTCCAACTTAAAGATTTTCCGTATACTCGAACAATAGATCCAGATGactttttgttcaactttgTAATGCGAGCTGCTGAGGCTTCTGTTAAGGCTCATGCAATTGCTATTCATACTTTTGATGCATTGGAGCAAGATGTTTTGGATGGCCTTTCCACTATATTTCCTCGTGTGTATTCCATCGGTCCACTTCAGTTGCTTCTCAATCAAATCCAACAAGATGGTTTGAGCTCTGTTGGATACAATCTATGGAAAGAAGATAGTGAATGCCTTCAGTGGCTAGATACCAAGGAGCCCAAGTCAGTTGTCTATGTGAACTTTGGAAGCATAGCAGTGATGACAGCGGAGCAGCTGGTTGAGTTTGCCATGGGACTAGCTAATAGCGAGATCTCGTTCTTGTGGATTATAAGGCCGGATTTGGTTACCGGTGAGTCGGCGATTTTGCCATCTGAGTTTCAAGTGGATACTCAGAATCGTGGTTTCGTGACTGGTTGGTGTCCACAAGAGGAAGTTCTGAACCACCCATCAGTTGGGGGATTTCTAACTCATACTGGTTGGAATTCGATTATTGAAAGCTTGTGTGCTGGAGTGCCAGTGATATGTTGGCCTTTATTCGCTGATCAACCAATAAATTGTAGCTATGCTTGCATTGAATGGGGAGTTGGCTTGGAGATTGATAACAATGTCAGGAGGGAAGAAGTGGAGAAGCTAATCAGGAACTTGATGGGAGGAGAAGAGTGTAAGAAAATGAGGGAAAAGGCCAAACACTGGAGGAAGGTGGCGGAAGAGGCTACTGTCCCTAATGGTTCAACATCCATTAATTTAGACAGGTTCATCAATGAAATGTTACAACCAAACATCACTTTGTAA
- the LOC118033131 gene encoding 7-deoxyloganetin glucosyltransferase-like — translation MGSISKPHVVVIPCPLQGHIKTMLKLAKLLHYKGLHITFVNTEFNHKRFLRSRGPHALDDLPGFHFRTIPDGLPASDIDATQDLPSLCDAMNKNFLAPFKDLLLQLKNTVSESNPPVTCIVSDPFVPISIKAGEEVGLPVVMYATMNACGYMGFKQLHALRERGFTPIKDLSNLSNGYLETKVDWAPGMKDVRLKDFPFIQTTDPDEAVFNFVIGAAETSVKARAIALHTFDALEPQVLDGLSTIFPRVYSIGPLQLLLNQFEENGLKSIGYSLWKEDHECLQWLETKEPKSVVYVNFGSITVMTADQLVEFAMGLVNSDIPFLWIIRPYLVIGESAVLPAEFAEETEKRGFITSWCPQEEVLNHPAVGGFLTHSGWGSTIESLCAGVPMACWPFFADQAMNCRYSCNEWGVGMEIDNNVKREEVEMLVKELMEGEKGEKMRGKAMEWKRLAEAAGPEGTSSINLDKFIHEIISSNN, via the exons ATGGGATCCATTTCGAAGCCTCATGTTGTTGTGATCCCATGTCCACTCCAAGGTCATATAAAGACGATGCTTAAACTTGCAAAGCTTCTTCACTACAAAGGTCTTCACATCACGTTCGTCAACACAGAATTCAATCACAAACGTTTCCTTAGGTCAAGAGGACCTCATGCCCTTGATGACTTGCCTGGCTTCCATTTTAGAACCATTCCCGATGGTCTCCCTGCTTCAGATATTGATGCCACCCAAGACTTACCTTCTCTTTGTGATGCCATGAACAAGAATTTCTTAGCACCCTTTAAAGATCTTCTCTTACAACTCAAAAATACCGTATCGGAGAGCAACCCTCCGGTTACCTGCATTGTCTCTGATCCCTTCGTTCCAATCTCCATCAAAGCTGGGGAAGAAGTTGGTCTTCCAGTTGTGATGTATGCCACTATGAATGCATGTGGCTATATGGGATTTAAACAGCTCCATGCTCTCAGAGAGAGAGGCTTCACCCCTATCAAAG ATTTGAGCAATCTAAGCAACGGCTATCTTGAGACAAAAGTAGACTGGGCTCCTGGTATGAAAGACGTTCGTCTTAAAGATTTTCCATTTATTCAAACAACAGATCCAGATGAGGCTGTCTTTAACTTTGTCATTGGAGCTGCTGAGACTTCTGTTAAAGCTCGTGCAATTGCTCTTCATACTTTTGACGCCTTGGAACCACAAGTTTTAGATGGCCTTTCCACTATTTTCCCTCGAGTTTATTCCATTGGACCACTCCAGTTACTCCTAAATCAATTCGAAGAAAATGGCTTGAAGTCTATTGGTTACAGTTTATGGAAAGAAGACCATGAGTGTCTCCAATGGCTGGAAACAAAGGAACCCAAATCAGTGGTGTACGTGAATTTTGGAAGCATAACAGTGATGACAGCTGATCAACTGGTGGAGTTTGCAATGGGATTGGTTAATAGTGATATCCCATTCTTGTGGATTATAAGGCCATATTTGGTCATCGGTGAATCGGCTGTTTTACCAGCTGAATTTGCAGAGGAAACTGAAAAGCGTGGCTTTATTACAAGTTGGTGTCCACAAGAGGAAGTGCTTAACCATCCAGCAGTTGGAGGGTTTCTAACTCATAGTGGCTGGGGTTCAACCATTGAGAGCTTGTGTGCTGGTGTTCCAATGGCGTGTTGGCCCTTCTTCGCTGATCAAGCAATGAACTGTAGATATAGCTGCAATGAATGGGGAGTTGGAATGGAGATTGATAATAACGTGAAGAGGGAAGAAGTGGAGATGCTGGTGAAGGAGCTGATGGAAGGGGAAAAGGGTGAGAAAATGAGGGGAAAGGCTATGGAGTGGAAAAGATTGGCTGAAGCTGCTGGGCCAGAGGGTACATCATCCATTAATTTGGACAAGTTCATCCATGAAATAATCTCTTCAAACAATTAG